In Hemibagrus wyckioides isolate EC202008001 linkage group LG21, SWU_Hwy_1.0, whole genome shotgun sequence, the following proteins share a genomic window:
- the LOC131342617 gene encoding SUZ domain-containing protein 1-like, with protein MMEDEDVSDNWEEAADSGEIDRRLEAKLKISQKSESVPVKTGVVIQDESLPAAPPPQIRILKRPPCNGVLNTQGANTRPAQQPKSLKQREAEYAEARRRILGSASAEEPAREREDSDRPASESLQWNSNVIRQPRGPDGTAGFRLSR; from the exons ATGATGGAGGACGAGGACGTGTCCGATAACTGGGAAGAAGCTGCGGATAGCGGA GAAATCGACAGGCGACTCGAAGCGAAgctgaaaatcagtcagaaatCTGA AAGTGTGCCTGTGAAGACGGGGGTGGTGATTCAGGACGAATCCCTACCTGCGGCTCCGCCCCCTCAGATCCGTATCCTGAAGCGCCCTCCCTGTAACGGTGTCTTAAACACACAGGGTGCGAACACTCGACCCGCACAGCAGCCCAAATCTCTGAAGCAGAGAGAGGCCGAGTACGCCGAGGCCCGGAGGAGGATTCTGGGTAGCGCCAGTGCTGAAGAACCTGCGCGGGAGAGAGAAGACTCGGACAG gCCTGCTTCTGAATCTCTTCAGTGGAACAGTAACGTTATTCGGCAGCCCCGGGGGCCGGACGGCACGGCAGGGTTCCGCCTcagcagatag
- the necap2 gene encoding adaptin ear-binding coat-associated protein 2 isoform X2, whose protein sequence is MADDTYESILCVKPEVHVYRIPPRASNRGYRAADWKLDEPAWSGRMKITAKAKTAFIKLEDKNTGELFAQAPVDQYPGASVEAVTDSSRYFVIKIEDGNGRHAFIGLGFADRGDSFDFNVALQDHFKWVKQEGELAKQEANQSAAPKLDLGFKEGQTIKISLGNIKKKDTAGVKSRPAGAGGLLPPPPGGKSGGLLSPPPGSAQPAAPPTQQSTGLLLDFGASQPQPQASQDLWGDFTAAGSGTTQESVKPGWVQF, encoded by the exons ATGGCGGACGACACGTACGAGTCGATTCTTTGCGTGAAACCGGAGGTTCACGTGTACAGGATTCCTCCGCGGGCTTCTAATCGAGGATATCG TGCTGCGGACTGGAAGCTGGACGAACCGGCCTGGAGCGGCCGCATGAAGATCACTGCAAAGGCCAAAACTGCCTTTATTAAACTGGAGGACAagaacacag GTGAGCTGTTTGCACAGGCTCCAGTAGATCAGTATCCCGGTGCGTCTGTAGAAGCTGTAACAGATTCCAGTCGCTATTTTGTGATCAAGATTGAAGATGGGAACG GACGTCATGCGTTCATTGGGCTCGGCTTCGCTGACCGCGGAGACTCGTTTGACTTCAACGTGGCCCTGCAGGACCATTTTAA GTGGGTGAAACAGGAAGGTGAACTGGCCAAACAGGaagccaatcagagcgcagCTCCTAAACTGGACCTCGGCTTTAAAGAAGGTCAGACCATCAAGATCAGCCTCggg AACATAAAGAAGAAGGACACAGCTGGAGTTAAGTCACGTCCTGCCGGTGCTGGGGGTCTGCTCCCACCTCCTCCTGGTGGGAAAAGTGGTGgactcctctctcctcctcctggcTCCGCCCAGCCGGCTGCTCCGCCCACTCAACAGAGCACAG ggtTGTTGCTGGATTTTGGAGCATCTCAGCCTCAGCCTCAGGCATCTCAGGACCTGTGGGGTGATTTCACTGCTGCAGGATCAGG